A single region of the Pseudomonas granadensis genome encodes:
- a CDS encoding sigma-54-dependent Fis family transcriptional regulator, which produces MHDNHLSRHARQVLTATQGKAHLHGPGADPSIARSWLRCLQDYHLDPALSMAPTVLEHGRVLESRERLQQVLQIAGTEMSSLHQQLSGAGHAVLLTDARGVILNCVTAPAERKIFERAGLWLGADWSEACEGTNGIGTCLVERQALTIHQDEHFRGRHTGLTCSASPVFDPHGELLAVLDVSSARHDVSRQSQFHTMALVNLSAKMIESCYFLRCFDNQWLLRFHLQAESVGLFSEGLLAFDGEGRISAVNQSALNLLGHMRGGLLGKPVEAFFDCSLDDLLARASANASASWPLRTRDGRHLFAVLRGESRKPLPIPAPAPAPAKIIEAPRLPGICLGDEALQASFRKALRVFERDVPLLINGETGTGKEAFAKAVHQASQRSGKAFVALNCAAIPESLIESELFGYRGGSFTGARKDGMRGKLQQADGGTLFLDEIGDMPLALQTRLLRVLEDRQVVPLGGEPETVNVRIISATHRNLFERVEDGSFREDLYYRLNGLEVALPALRERSDKAQLLDFLLAEEAGGEAVVIEEPARQALLAFDWPGNVRQLRNVLRTLAALCDEGRVGVEDLPGMIRQVRPVVVAQESCERPLEDAERSALLNALEQTRWHMTRTAEQLGVSRNTLYRKLRKHGIERRVS; this is translated from the coding sequence ATGCACGACAACCATTTGAGTCGCCATGCCCGTCAGGTCCTCACCGCCACCCAGGGCAAAGCGCATTTGCACGGCCCCGGTGCCGACCCGTCGATCGCCCGCTCCTGGCTGCGGTGTCTGCAGGACTATCACCTCGACCCGGCCCTGAGCATGGCGCCGACCGTGCTCGAACACGGGCGCGTGCTGGAAAGCCGCGAACGCCTGCAGCAGGTGCTGCAAATCGCCGGTACGGAAATGAGCAGCCTGCATCAACAGCTTTCCGGCGCCGGCCACGCGGTGCTGCTGACCGATGCGCGGGGGGTGATCCTCAACTGCGTTACCGCGCCGGCCGAACGCAAGATTTTCGAACGCGCCGGCCTCTGGCTCGGCGCCGACTGGAGCGAAGCCTGCGAAGGCACCAACGGCATCGGCACTTGCCTGGTCGAGCGTCAGGCGCTGACCATTCATCAAGACGAACACTTTCGCGGCCGCCACACCGGCCTGACCTGCTCGGCCAGCCCGGTGTTCGACCCGCACGGCGAATTGCTCGCCGTGCTCGACGTGTCTTCGGCGCGCCATGACGTTTCGCGCCAGAGCCAGTTCCACACCATGGCGCTGGTCAATCTGTCGGCGAAGATGATCGAGAGTTGCTACTTCCTGCGCTGTTTCGATAACCAATGGTTGCTGCGCTTTCATCTGCAGGCCGAGTCGGTCGGGCTGTTCAGCGAAGGCTTGCTGGCGTTCGATGGGGAAGGGCGGATCAGCGCGGTCAACCAGAGTGCGCTGAACCTGCTTGGGCATATGCGCGGCGGCTTGCTGGGCAAACCGGTGGAAGCGTTTTTCGATTGTTCTCTCGATGACTTGCTCGCTCGCGCCAGTGCCAATGCCAGCGCCAGTTGGCCGCTGCGCACCCGCGACGGGCGGCATCTGTTTGCCGTCCTGCGCGGCGAATCACGCAAACCGCTGCCGATCCCGGCTCCGGCGCCGGCCCCGGCGAAAATCATCGAAGCGCCGCGCCTGCCCGGCATCTGCCTCGGTGACGAGGCGCTGCAAGCGAGTTTCCGCAAAGCCCTGCGCGTGTTCGAACGCGATGTGCCGCTGCTGATCAACGGCGAAACCGGCACCGGCAAGGAAGCCTTCGCCAAGGCTGTGCATCAGGCCAGTCAGCGCTCGGGCAAAGCCTTCGTCGCGCTCAATTGCGCGGCGATCCCGGAGAGCCTGATCGAGAGCGAACTGTTTGGCTATCGCGGCGGCAGCTTCACCGGCGCACGCAAGGACGGCATGCGTGGCAAGTTGCAGCAGGCCGATGGCGGCACCCTGTTTCTCGATGAAATCGGCGACATGCCGCTGGCTCTGCAGACCCGTTTGCTGCGGGTGCTGGAAGATCGCCAGGTGGTGCCGCTCGGCGGTGAACCAGAGACGGTCAATGTGCGAATCATCAGCGCCACCCACCGCAATCTGTTCGAGCGGGTCGAGGACGGCAGTTTTCGCGAGGATCTGTATTACCGCTTGAACGGGCTGGAAGTGGCGTTGCCGGCATTGCGTGAGCGCAGTGACAAGGCGCAGTTGCTGGATTTTCTGCTGGCCGAAGAAGCGGGCGGTGAGGCGGTTGTGATTGAAGAGCCGGCGCGTCAGGCGTTGCTGGCGTTCGACTGGCCGGGCAATGTCCGGCAGTTGCGCAATGTGCTGCGGACGTTAGCGGCGCTGTGTGATGAGGGGCGGGTCGGGGTTGAGGATCTGCCCGGGATGATTCGGCAGGTGCGGCCAGTGGTTGTGGCGCAGGAGTCTTGTGAGCGACCGCTGGAAGATGCCGAACGTTCTGCGTTGCTGAA
- the exaC gene encoding acetaldehyde dehydrogenase ExaC produces MRYAHPGTDGAKVSFKSKYGNYIGGEFVAPVKGQYFTNTSPVNGQPIAEFPRSTAEDIDKALDAAHAAADAWGATSVQARSLILLKIADRIEANLELLAITETWDNGKAIRETLNADIPLAADHFRYFAGCLRAQEGSAAEIDGNTVAYHIHEPLGVVGQIIPWNFPLLMAAWKLAPALAAGNCVVLKPAEQTPLGICVLMELIGDLLPPGVLNVVQGFGKEAGEALATSKRIAKIAFTGSTPVGSHIMKCAAENIIPSTVELGGKSPNIFFEDIMQAEPSFIEKAAEGLVLAFFNQGEVCTCPSRALVQESIYDEFMQAVMKKVSQIKRGDPLDTDTMVGAQASEQQFDKILSYLEIAKGEGAELLTGGKVEKLEGSLATGYYIQPTLLKGTNKMRVFQEEIFGPVVSITTFKDEAEALAIANDTEFGLGAGLWTRDINRAYRMGRAIKAGRVWTNCYHLYPAHAAFGGYKKSGVGRETHKMMLDHYQQTKNLLVSYDINPLGFF; encoded by the coding sequence ATGCGTTACGCTCACCCCGGTACTGACGGCGCCAAAGTCTCGTTCAAGAGCAAGTACGGTAACTACATCGGCGGCGAGTTCGTCGCGCCGGTCAAAGGTCAGTACTTCACCAACACCTCGCCAGTGAATGGTCAGCCGATTGCCGAATTCCCCCGCTCCACCGCCGAAGACATCGACAAGGCGCTGGACGCCGCCCACGCCGCCGCCGATGCGTGGGGCGCGACCTCGGTGCAGGCGCGCTCGCTGATCCTGCTGAAAATCGCCGACCGCATCGAAGCCAACCTCGAACTGCTGGCGATCACCGAAACCTGGGACAACGGCAAAGCCATCCGCGAAACCCTCAACGCCGACATTCCGCTGGCCGCCGACCACTTCCGCTACTTCGCCGGCTGCCTGCGCGCGCAGGAAGGCAGCGCTGCGGAAATCGACGGCAACACCGTGGCTTATCACATTCATGAACCACTGGGCGTGGTCGGCCAGATCATCCCGTGGAACTTCCCGCTGCTGATGGCCGCGTGGAAACTGGCGCCTGCGCTGGCCGCCGGTAACTGCGTGGTACTCAAGCCCGCCGAGCAAACGCCGCTGGGCATCTGCGTGCTGATGGAGCTGATCGGCGACCTGCTGCCGCCGGGCGTGCTCAACGTCGTGCAAGGCTTCGGCAAAGAGGCCGGCGAAGCACTGGCGACCAGCAAGCGCATCGCCAAGATCGCCTTCACCGGCTCGACCCCGGTCGGCTCGCACATCATGAAATGCGCAGCGGAAAACATCATTCCGTCCACCGTGGAACTGGGCGGCAAGTCGCCGAACATCTTCTTCGAAGACATCATGCAGGCCGAACCGAGCTTCATCGAAAAAGCCGCTGAAGGTCTGGTGCTGGCGTTCTTCAACCAGGGCGAAGTGTGCACCTGCCCGTCGCGCGCGCTGGTGCAGGAATCGATCTACGACGAATTCATGCAGGCGGTGATGAAGAAGGTCAGCCAGATCAAACGTGGCGACCCGCTCGACACCGACACCATGGTCGGCGCGCAGGCATCCGAGCAGCAATTCGATAAGATTCTCTCGTACCTGGAAATCGCCAAAGGCGAAGGCGCCGAGCTGCTGACTGGCGGGAAGGTGGAAAAACTCGAGGGCAGCCTGGCTACCGGTTACTACATCCAGCCGACCCTGCTCAAGGGCACCAACAAGATGCGCGTGTTCCAGGAAGAAATCTTCGGTCCGGTGGTGAGCATCACCACCTTCAAGGACGAAGCCGAAGCTCTGGCGATCGCCAACGACACCGAGTTCGGCCTCGGCGCCGGCCTGTGGACCCGCGACATCAACCGTGCCTACCGCATGGGCCGGGCGATCAAGGCCGGTCGCGTGTGGACCAACTGCTATCACCTGTACCCGGCGCATGCCGCGTTTGGTGGTTACAAGAAGTCCGGTGTCGGCCGTGAGACGCACAAGATGATGCTCGACCACTATCAGCAGACCAAGAACCTGCTGGTGAGCTACGACATCAATCCGTTGGGCTTCTTCTAA
- the eat gene encoding ethanolamine permease, translated as MPSESPAGAPATGSSVDFEKVGTDYFQQRELKKGAAGWVLLVGLGVAYVISGDYAGWNFGLAQGGWGGMFLATLLMATMYLCMCFSLAELSSMIPTAGGGYGFARSAFGPWGGFLTGTAILIEYAIAPAAIAVFIGAYCESLFGIGGWVIYLAFYIIFIAIHIFGVGEALKLMFIITAVAALALGVFLVAMVPHFDVANLLDIPVTTAVGASAFLPFGYVGVWAAIPYAIWFFLAVEGVPLAAEETKNPKRDLPRGLIGAMLVLLMFALLILIVGPGGAGANSLLTSGNPLVEALSKAYGGSTWMGSFVNLVGLAGLIASFFSIIYAYSRQIFALSRAGYLPRKLSQTNKSKAPVLALVIPGIIGFGLSLTGQGDLLILVAVFGATISYVLMMAAHITLRIRRPKMDRPYRTPGGIFTSGVALVLACIAVVAGFLVDPRVVIGAAIIYGVLIAYFAFYSRHHLVAGTPEEEFAAIQKAEQALH; from the coding sequence ATGCCAAGCGAATCCCCGGCTGGCGCTCCGGCGACCGGCTCCTCCGTCGACTTCGAAAAAGTCGGCACCGACTACTTCCAACAACGCGAGCTGAAAAAAGGCGCCGCCGGCTGGGTCCTGCTGGTGGGCCTCGGCGTCGCTTACGTGATCTCCGGCGACTACGCCGGCTGGAACTTTGGCCTCGCCCAGGGTGGCTGGGGCGGCATGTTCCTCGCCACGCTGCTGATGGCGACCATGTACCTGTGCATGTGCTTCTCACTCGCCGAACTGTCGTCGATGATTCCCACCGCCGGCGGCGGTTACGGCTTTGCCCGCAGCGCGTTCGGGCCGTGGGGCGGGTTTCTCACCGGCACCGCAATCCTCATCGAATATGCAATTGCGCCCGCCGCCATCGCGGTGTTCATCGGCGCCTATTGCGAGTCGCTGTTCGGCATCGGTGGCTGGGTGATCTATCTGGCCTTCTACATCATTTTCATCGCCATCCATATTTTCGGCGTTGGCGAAGCGCTCAAGCTGATGTTCATCATCACCGCTGTCGCCGCGCTGGCGCTGGGGGTGTTTCTGGTGGCGATGGTGCCGCACTTCGATGTCGCCAACCTGCTCGACATCCCGGTGACCACTGCGGTCGGTGCCAGTGCGTTTCTGCCATTCGGCTATGTTGGCGTGTGGGCGGCGATTCCCTATGCGATCTGGTTCTTCCTCGCCGTCGAAGGCGTGCCGCTGGCAGCGGAAGAAACCAAGAACCCCAAGCGCGACCTGCCGCGCGGCCTGATCGGCGCGATGTTGGTGCTGCTGATGTTCGCTTTGTTGATTCTGATCGTCGGCCCCGGCGGCGCCGGTGCCAACTCGCTGCTGACCTCCGGCAATCCGCTGGTCGAAGCGCTGAGCAAGGCCTATGGTGGATCGACCTGGATGGGCAGCTTCGTCAACCTCGTCGGCCTGGCCGGGCTGATCGCGAGCTTCTTCTCGATCATCTACGCCTACTCGCGGCAGATCTTTGCGCTGTCACGGGCCGGTTACCTGCCGCGCAAACTGTCGCAGACCAACAAAAGCAAGGCGCCGGTGCTGGCGCTGGTGATTCCCGGGATTATCGGCTTCGGGCTGTCGTTGACCGGTCAAGGCGACCTGCTGATTCTGGTGGCGGTGTTCGGCGCGACCATTTCCTATGTGCTGATGATGGCCGCGCACATCACGCTGCGCATCCGCCGCCCCAAAATGGATCGGCCGTATCGCACGCCGGGCGGGATTTTCACTTCAGGCGTGGCGCTGGTGCTGGCGTGCATCGCCGTGGTGGCGGGGTTCCTCGTCGATCCACGGGTGGTGATCGGCGCCGCCATCATCTATGGAGTGTTAATTGCTTACTTTGCCTTCTACAGTCGGCATCACTTGGTAGCGGGCACGCCGGAAGAAGAATTCGCGGCGATTCAGAAAGCTGAACAAGCCTTGCACTGA